A stretch of Gemmobacter fulvus DNA encodes these proteins:
- a CDS encoding branched-chain amino acid ABC transporter permease, with amino-acid sequence MTAISAFATRAGFATGLSVPALVLLAFVIVPLTASPYVLEAILLPFLALSLAGLGLNLLTGYGGQVSLGSAAFMAVGAFAAYNFDLRTGLPLPVSILLAGLTAATIGLLFGLPSLRLRGFYLAVSTLAAQFFVQWALTKFAWFSNGSPSGIIAAPVIELAGLRLDSATGRYLFSLSIVTAITLLVHRIVTGPEGVNLIAVRDNETAARVIGVPVLRTKLVAFALSSAIIGVAGVLWAFTYLRTVEPAGFNLDRSFQILFIVIIGGLATIRGTFLGAGLIVVFPLLLGRLSAFAFDGLIDAGLIKLIERIVLGSTIILFLIAEPNGLSAILSRLTARLRGLWRG; translated from the coding sequence ATGACCGCCATTTCCGCTTTTGCCACCCGGGCAGGGTTTGCCACCGGGCTGTCGGTTCCTGCGCTGGTGCTGCTGGCTTTTGTTATCGTGCCGCTGACCGCCAGCCCCTATGTGCTGGAGGCGATCCTGCTGCCGTTCCTCGCCCTGTCGCTCGCCGGGCTGGGGCTGAATCTGCTGACCGGCTATGGCGGGCAGGTCTCGCTCGGATCGGCGGCCTTCATGGCGGTGGGGGCCTTTGCCGCCTATAATTTCGATCTGCGCACCGGCCTGCCGCTGCCGGTGTCGATCCTGCTGGCAGGGCTGACGGCGGCGACCATCGGGCTGCTGTTCGGTCTGCCCAGCCTGCGGCTGCGCGGCTTCTACCTCGCTGTCTCTACCCTTGCCGCGCAATTCTTCGTGCAATGGGCGCTGACGAAGTTCGCCTGGTTTTCCAATGGCAGCCCCTCGGGCATCATCGCCGCCCCGGTGATCGAGCTTGCGGGCCTGCGGCTGGACAGCGCGACCGGGCGTTACCTGTTCTCGCTGTCGATCGTGACCGCGATCACCCTGCTGGTGCATCGCATCGTCACCGGGCCAGAGGGCGTGAACCTGATCGCGGTGCGCGACAATGAAACCGCAGCACGCGTGATCGGCGTGCCGGTGCTGCGCACGAAACTGGTGGCCTTTGCGCTGTCTTCGGCCATCATCGGCGTCGCGGGGGTGCTGTGGGCCTTTACCTATCTGCGCACGGTGGAGCCTGCGGGCTTCAACCTCGACCGCTCGTTCCAGATCCTGTTCATCGTCATCATCGGCGGGCTGGCCACCATTCGCGGCACCTTTCTGGGGGCCGGGCTGATCGTGGTGTTCCCGCTGCTGCTGGGCCGTCTGTCGGCCTTCGCCTTTGACGGGCTGATCGACGCGGGCCTGATCAAGCTGATTGAGCGCATCGTGCTTGGCAGCACCATCATCCTTTTCCTCATCGCCGAGCCCAACGGGCTTTCGGCAATCCTCTCCCGCCTGACCGCGCGCCTGCGCGGCCTCTGGCGCGGCTGA
- a CDS encoding SfnB family sulfur acquisition oxidoreductase — protein sequence MGSLTETQIDHTVHPRVNSADPVPPRPRPATPAHILRDDADALAVAKTLAEDFAQGAALRDREGLLPLRELDLYSQSGIWSLLVPAAYGGPGLSHATLAKVISIVATGDPALAQIAQNHLAILSLVDLDATEAQKKMVFDWALRGLRFGNAFSETGGKTVGDFQTRIVFEDDSAIVNGEKFYTTGALLSHIVPIVAIGEAGAYIAFADRDTPGLTITNNWSSFGQRTTASGSVKIENLRLPRERAVLLRDTSVTTSVQGPVSQIIQAAIDAGIARAAIEDTIKFVKTQSRPWVDSGKESAGEDPYTIAAIGDLKIRLHAAEALLEIAGRAIDTGYHTPSLHNVSEATIKTGEAKVLTTQIAIEATNKLFELAGTRSTLGQYGLDRHWRNARVHTLHDPVRWKFFHVGNYYLNGTHPPRHPWN from the coding sequence ATGGGCTCCCTGACCGAAACCCAGATCGACCATACCGTGCATCCCCGCGTCAATTCGGCCGATCCGGTGCCGCCGCGCCCCCGCCCTGCAACGCCTGCCCATATCCTGCGCGACGACGCGGATGCGCTGGCGGTGGCCAAAACCCTTGCCGAAGATTTCGCACAGGGGGCGGCCTTACGCGACCGCGAAGGGCTGTTGCCGCTGCGCGAACTGGATCTCTATTCCCAAAGCGGGATCTGGTCGCTGCTGGTGCCCGCCGCCTATGGCGGTCCCGGCCTGTCGCATGCCACGCTGGCCAAGGTGATCTCTATCGTGGCGACGGGAGACCCCGCGCTTGCCCAGATCGCGCAGAACCACCTGGCCATCCTTAGTCTGGTGGATCTGGACGCGACAGAGGCCCAGAAGAAGATGGTGTTTGACTGGGCGCTGCGCGGCCTGCGTTTCGGCAACGCCTTTTCCGAAACCGGCGGCAAGACCGTGGGGGATTTTCAGACCCGCATCGTGTTCGAGGATGACAGCGCCATCGTAAACGGTGAGAAATTCTACACCACGGGTGCGCTGCTGTCGCATATCGTGCCCATCGTCGCCATTGGCGAGGCAGGGGCCTATATCGCTTTTGCGGATCGGGACACACCCGGCCTGACCATCACCAACAACTGGTCGAGCTTTGGCCAGCGCACAACCGCATCGGGCAGCGTGAAGATCGAAAACCTGCGCCTGCCGCGCGAAAGGGCGGTTCTGCTGCGGGATACCTCGGTCACAACTTCGGTTCAGGGGCCGGTGTCGCAGATTATCCAGGCGGCGATTGATGCGGGCATCGCCCGGGCCGCGATTGAGGACACGATCAAATTCGTGAAAACACAAAGCCGACCTTGGGTGGACAGCGGCAAGGAGAGTGCGGGCGAAGATCCCTATACCATTGCCGCCATCGGCGACCTCAAGATCCGCCTTCATGCCGCCGAGGCGCTGCTGGAGATTGCAGGCCGGGCCATCGACACCGGTTATCACACGCCCTCGCTGCACAACGTCTCAGAGGCAACGATCAAGACCGGCGAGGCAAAGGTGCTGACCACGCAGATTGCCATCGAGGCCACAAACAAGCTGTTTGAGCTGGCCGGAACCCGGTCCACGCTGGGGCAATACGGGCTGGATCGGCATTGGCGCAATGCGCGGGTGCATACATTGCATGATCCGGTGCGATGGAAGTTTTTCCATGTCGGCAACTATTACCTGAACGGCACCCACCCGCCGCGCCACCCCTGGAACTAG
- a CDS encoding ABC transporter ATP-binding protein, with amino-acid sequence MFSALTSGVEAALIAQPPAAVRVPEMAHVPHIALALTGISLSFGGIHALRDVSFDLRPGEIRAVIGPNGAGKSSLVNVISGLYRPDAGWIHLAGQRLTHVRPEALPRLGVARTFQNLALFPGLSVAQNIAAGLVFRRRHGLLWQLAGLPGARVEAAEVAEKVQEVAAFLGITAHLDRPVATLPYGLQKQVELARALIAAPKILLLDEPMAGMTATEKAAMAAHVRAARDRLGLAVILIEHDIGVVMGLSDHVVVLDHGVKIADGTPAVVRRDPEVIRAYLGAA; translated from the coding sequence ATGTTCAGCGCCCTGACAAGCGGGGTGGAGGCGGCGCTGATCGCGCAGCCCCCTGCCGCCGTACGCGTGCCAGAAATGGCCCATGTGCCCCATATCGCCCTCGCCTTGACGGGGATCAGCCTCAGCTTCGGCGGGATTCATGCCCTGCGCGATGTCTCGTTCGATCTGCGACCCGGCGAGATCCGGGCGGTGATCGGGCCGAATGGTGCGGGCAAATCCTCGCTCGTCAATGTGATCAGCGGGCTCTACCGCCCCGATGCAGGGTGGATCCACCTGGCGGGCCAGCGCCTGACGCATGTGCGCCCCGAGGCGTTGCCGCGTCTGGGCGTGGCGCGCACCTTCCAGAACCTCGCGCTGTTTCCGGGGCTGAGCGTGGCACAGAACATCGCCGCCGGTCTGGTCTTCCGCCGCCGTCACGGACTTTTGTGGCAGTTGGCAGGGCTGCCCGGCGCGCGGGTCGAGGCGGCAGAGGTGGCCGAGAAAGTGCAGGAGGTGGCCGCGTTTCTGGGCATCACCGCGCATCTGGACCGGCCGGTCGCCACCCTGCCCTATGGACTGCAAAAACAGGTGGAACTGGCCCGTGCCCTGATTGCGGCCCCGAAGATCCTGCTGCTGGATGAACCGATGGCGGGCATGACTGCCACCGAAAAGGCCGCGATGGCCGCGCATGTGCGCGCCGCCCGAGACCGGCTGGGTCTGGCGGTGATCCTGATCGAACATGACATCGGCGTGGTCATGGGCCTGTCGGATCATGTCGTGGTGCTGGATCACGGCGTGAAGATCGCCGATGGCACCCCCGCCGTTGTGCGCCGCGACCCCGAGGTGATCCGCGCCTATCTGGGGGCCGCGTGA
- a CDS encoding AbrB family transcriptional regulator, whose amino-acid sequence MPGNVQTIFVTFLLASAGAALALLCHIPLPFLFGPMTACLVAALCGLRLRAMPGVPVLARTILGVAVGASITPQVLAQIPQMTISLAVMPVYVAVIGAIGIPLFLRLGFDRVTAYYAAMPGGLQDMVLFGQEAGGDVRALSLIHATRVAVIVTIVPFVATSLYDVTLSGSIGAPMIDLPPVELLLMAGAALLGWKGGVWLGLFGASLLGPMILAAALSLGGVIHSRPPSEAIVAAQFFIGIGIGAQYVGVTLSELRRIVSAGLVFVIVLAVLAAIFTELATLAGLGRPIDMFLSFAPGGQAEMALLAMAAGADAGFVVLHHLTRMVIVILGAPVMARLTKAMPR is encoded by the coding sequence ATGCCGGGCAACGTTCAGACAATCTTCGTTACGTTTCTGCTCGCCTCTGCCGGGGCGGCGCTGGCGCTGCTCTGCCACATTCCGCTGCCCTTCCTGTTCGGCCCGATGACCGCCTGTCTTGTTGCGGCGCTCTGTGGCCTGCGGCTCCGCGCGATGCCGGGCGTCCCGGTTCTGGCGCGCACCATCCTTGGCGTGGCGGTCGGCGCGTCGATCACCCCGCAGGTGCTGGCGCAGATTCCGCAGATGACCATCAGCCTTGCGGTGATGCCGGTCTATGTGGCGGTGATCGGTGCAATCGGGATACCGCTGTTCCTTCGTCTGGGGTTTGATCGGGTGACTGCCTATTATGCGGCGATGCCCGGCGGGCTTCAGGATATGGTGCTGTTCGGGCAAGAAGCGGGCGGCGATGTGCGCGCGCTGTCATTGATCCACGCCACGCGGGTTGCGGTGATCGTGACCATCGTGCCTTTTGTCGCGACATCGCTCTATGATGTCACGCTCAGCGGATCCATCGGGGCACCGATGATCGACCTGCCGCCGGTCGAACTGCTGCTCATGGCCGGTGCCGCCCTTCTGGGTTGGAAAGGCGGTGTGTGGCTGGGCCTGTTCGGGGCCTCTCTGCTGGGGCCGATGATCCTTGCGGCGGCGCTATCCTTGGGCGGCGTGATCCACAGCCGCCCCCCGTCTGAGGCCATCGTGGCGGCGCAGTTCTTCATCGGCATCGGCATTGGCGCGCAATATGTCGGCGTCACGCTATCAGAACTGCGGCGCATCGTGTCTGCCGGGCTGGTGTTTGTGATCGTGCTGGCCGTCCTAGCGGCGATCTTCACCGAACTGGCTACACTCGCGGGGCTGGGGCGGCCCATCGACATGTTCCTGTCTTTCGCACCTGGCGGTCAGGCCGAAATGGCCCTGCTGGCCATGGCGGCCGGTGCGGATGCAGGATTTGTGGTCCTCCACCATCTGACCCGCATGGTGATCGTCATTCTGGGCGCGCCGGTGATGGCGCGGCTGACCAAGGCGATGCCCCGCTAG
- a CDS encoding RbsD/FucU family protein, which yields MLKNLDPALGADVLHALRAMGHGDTLVIVDTNFPSDAIARQTRLGRLLHIDNVSAARAVKAVLSVLPLDSALQNSAGRMEVMGAANEVPPVQQEVQAEVDAAEGRAAPMYGIERFAFYEEAKKAYCVISTGERRFYGCFLFTKGVIAPDADLG from the coding sequence ATGCTGAAGAACCTTGATCCGGCCCTTGGGGCCGATGTGCTGCATGCGCTGCGCGCGATGGGGCATGGCGATACGCTGGTGATCGTGGATACCAACTTTCCTTCGGACGCGATTGCGCGGCAGACCCGGCTGGGCCGCCTGCTGCATATCGACAATGTCAGTGCGGCCCGCGCGGTGAAAGCCGTCTTGTCGGTGCTGCCGCTGGACAGCGCCCTGCAGAATTCCGCAGGCCGGATGGAGGTGATGGGGGCCGCAAACGAGGTGCCGCCGGTGCAGCAAGAGGTTCAGGCCGAGGTGGATGCCGCCGAGGGCCGCGCCGCGCCGATGTATGGCATTGAACGCTTTGCCTTTTATGAAGAGGCCAAGAAGGCCTATTGCGTCATCTCCACCGGCGAGCGGCGGTTCTATGGTTGCTTTCTGTTCACCAAGGGCGTGATCGCCCCGGATGCCGATCTGGGATAA
- a CDS encoding NAD(P)H-dependent oxidoreductase — MTHLSFVGLSGNITAPSKTRALVSTALDLVQNRIETQRHLFEINDFGDSLGRARRLEDLDAEARAKVDVILNADALVIATPIYKASYPGLFKHLLDLLDPQALLGKPVLLAATGGGEKHALAVEHQLRPLLAFFEAQSLATAVHVSDKDFTNGTLTGDAALNRLARAVTQFDAFFPAQLRLQRAAE; from the coding sequence ATGACCCACCTGTCCTTCGTCGGCCTGTCTGGCAATATCACCGCGCCGTCCAAAACCCGGGCGCTTGTGTCCACCGCGCTGGATCTGGTGCAAAACCGGATCGAAACGCAAAGACATCTTTTTGAAATCAATGACTTTGGTGACAGCCTCGGTCGGGCGCGGCGGCTTGAGGATCTGGACGCCGAGGCCCGCGCCAAGGTGGATGTGATCCTGAACGCCGATGCGCTGGTGATTGCGACACCAATCTACAAGGCCAGCTATCCGGGCCTGTTCAAACACCTGCTCGACCTGCTGGACCCGCAGGCGCTGCTGGGAAAACCCGTTCTGCTGGCGGCCACCGGGGGCGGTGAAAAGCACGCGCTGGCGGTGGAACACCAGCTGCGCCCGCTGCTCGCGTTTTTCGAGGCACAGAGTCTGGCGACAGCAGTCCATGTCTCGGACAAGGATTTTACCAACGGCACCCTGACGGGCGATGCCGCGCTCAACCGGCTGGCCCGCGCTGTCACCCAGTTTGATGCCTTCTTTCCGGCACAGCTGCGCCTGCAACGCGCCGCCGAATAA
- a CDS encoding branched-chain amino acid ABC transporter permease, with protein sequence MEGFDLLFAAEVAVGGLLSGVMYALVAIGFVLIYKTSGVLNFAQGAMVLFAALTFVSLVERGVPFWAAIAATLLVMTALGFAIERTVLRPLANRPPMTLFMATLGLSYVIEGAAQLIWGTQVHRLDLGISNAPFVVWGIFISTFDLVAAAIAAAMVAALTAFFRFTHTGLAFRAVADDQFAALAVGLRLGRIWGTVWTAAGVVALVAGLLWGARLGVQFSLSLIVLKALPVLVLGGFDSILGAIVAGLVIGATEKLAEVYIGPFFGGGIEGWFAYAVALLVLLVRPSGLFGQKIVERY encoded by the coding sequence ATGGAGGGGTTTGACCTGCTGTTCGCCGCCGAGGTCGCCGTGGGCGGCCTGCTGTCGGGGGTGATGTATGCCCTTGTCGCCATCGGGTTCGTGCTGATCTACAAGACCTCGGGCGTGCTGAACTTTGCGCAAGGCGCGATGGTGCTGTTTGCCGCGCTGACCTTTGTCAGCCTTGTCGAACGCGGCGTGCCGTTCTGGGCCGCCATCGCCGCAACGCTGCTGGTGATGACCGCACTTGGCTTTGCCATCGAACGCACGGTGCTGCGCCCCTTGGCCAACCGGCCACCGATGACGCTGTTCATGGCCACCCTTGGCCTGTCCTATGTGATCGAGGGCGCGGCGCAGCTGATCTGGGGCACGCAGGTGCATCGGCTGGATCTGGGCATCTCCAACGCGCCCTTCGTGGTTTGGGGCATCTTCATCTCGACCTTCGATCTGGTGGCGGCGGCGATTGCAGCGGCCATGGTGGCGGCGCTGACGGCCTTCTTCCGCTTTACCCATACGGGGCTGGCCTTCCGCGCCGTGGCTGATGACCAGTTTGCCGCGCTTGCCGTAGGTCTGCGGCTGGGCCGGATCTGGGGCACGGTCTGGACCGCCGCCGGGGTGGTGGCGCTGGTGGCGGGCCTGTTGTGGGGTGCGCGGCTGGGGGTGCAATTCTCGCTGTCACTGATCGTGCTGAAGGCGCTGCCGGTGCTGGTGCTGGGCGGGTTCGATTCCATCCTTGGGGCCATTGTCGCAGGCCTTGTGATCGGCGCGACCGAGAAACTGGCCGAGGTTTATATCGGCCCGTTCTTCGGCGGCGGCATCGAGGGCTGGTTTGCCTATGCCGTGGCGCTGCTGGTGCTGCTGGTGCGGCCTTCGGGCCTGTTTGGCCAGAAAATCGTGGAAAGATACTGA
- the sfnG gene encoding dimethylsulfone monooxygenase SfnG: MTTDPVKFAYWVPNVSGGLVISDIEQRTSWTPEYNRKLAQIAEAAGFDYALSQIRFTAGYGADNQHESVAFSQDLLAHTERLKVIAAILPGPWAPSVVAKQIATISHLSNARIAVNIVSGWFRGEFSAIGELWLDHDERYRRSEEFIRALKGIWTQDDFTLRGDFYRFANYTMKPKPLHPLPEVFQGGSSRAARDMAARVSDWYFTNGNTPEGLKAQVDDIQGKSAETGNRVKIGINAFAVIRDTEAEARAVVHEIVAKANPEAVQGFAHEVKNAGKSSPEGEGNWATSSFTDLVQYNDGFRSNLIGTPQQVAERIVALKDAGADLILLGFLHFQEEVEYFGTHVIPLVRQLEAQRAKELVAAE; the protein is encoded by the coding sequence ATGACCACCGATCCCGTCAAATTCGCCTATTGGGTGCCCAATGTCTCGGGCGGCCTGGTGATTTCCGACATCGAACAGCGCACCAGCTGGACCCCCGAATACAACCGCAAACTGGCGCAGATCGCCGAAGCGGCGGGGTTCGACTATGCGCTGAGCCAGATCCGCTTCACCGCCGGATATGGCGCCGACAATCAGCATGAATCTGTGGCCTTCAGCCAGGATCTTCTGGCCCATACCGAACGGCTGAAGGTCATCGCCGCCATCCTGCCGGGGCCGTGGGCGCCATCCGTGGTGGCCAAGCAGATTGCCACGATCAGCCACCTGAGCAATGCCCGCATCGCGGTGAACATCGTGTCCGGCTGGTTCCGTGGCGAGTTTTCGGCGATTGGCGAGCTCTGGCTCGACCATGACGAACGCTATCGCCGGTCAGAGGAATTCATCCGCGCGCTGAAAGGCATCTGGACGCAGGATGATTTTACCTTGCGTGGCGATTTCTACCGCTTTGCCAATTACACGATGAAGCCGAAGCCCCTTCACCCGCTGCCCGAAGTGTTCCAAGGCGGATCGAGCCGGGCCGCGCGCGACATGGCGGCGCGGGTGTCGGACTGGTATTTCACCAACGGCAATACGCCCGAGGGGCTGAAGGCGCAGGTGGATGACATTCAGGGCAAGTCGGCGGAAACCGGCAACCGGGTGAAGATCGGCATCAACGCCTTTGCCGTCATCCGCGATACCGAAGCCGAGGCCCGCGCCGTGGTTCATGAGATTGTCGCCAAGGCCAACCCCGAGGCCGTGCAGGGCTTTGCCCATGAGGTCAAGAACGCGGGCAAATCCAGCCCCGAGGGCGAGGGCAACTGGGCCACATCCAGCTTCACCGATCTGGTGCAGTACAACGATGGCTTCCGGTCGAACCTGATCGGCACGCCGCAACAGGTGGCCGAGCGCATCGTTGCGCTCAAGGACGCAGGCGCCGACCTGATCCTGCTGGGCTTTCTGCACTTTCAGGAAGAGGTCGAATATTTCGGCACGCATGTGATCCCGCTGGTGCGCCAGCTTGAGGCGCAGCGCGCCAAGGAACTGGTGGCGGCCGAATAA